The Acipenser ruthenus chromosome 25, fAciRut3.2 maternal haplotype, whole genome shotgun sequence genome has a window encoding:
- the LOC117964119 gene encoding cAMP-dependent protein kinase type II-alpha regulatory subunit-like → MSIEIPAGLTELLQGYTVEVLRQRPPDLVEFAIQYFTRIRETRSQDGAGAGGVKPLGKEVRISEGEPMQTESNGDDAEQDEDDEDDDSDFEPPVINRFSRRVSVCAEAFNPDEEEEDTEPRVVHPKTDEQRCRLQEACLDILLFKSLDPEQMSQVLDAMFEHRVQPQEHVIDQGDDGDNFYVIERGVYDILVQKGEQSVCVGQYNNRGSFGELALMYNTPRAATIIATTEGALWGLDRVTFRRLVLKNNAKKRKTYETFVESVPLLKSLELQERMKIVDVIGVKNYQDGERIITQGDKADCFYIVESGEVRIMMKSKTKADQQDNAEVEIARCSHGQYFGELALVTNKPRAASAYAVGGVKCLIMDIQAFERLLGSCKEIMKRNISHYEEQLVALFGSSMDLRD, encoded by the exons ATGAGTATCGAAATCCCGGCCGGGCTGACGGAGCTCTTGCAGGGCTACACGGTGGAGGTGCTGCGGCAGAGGCCTCCGGACCTGGTCGAGTTCGCGATCCAGTATTTCACCCGGATCAGGGAGACCCGCAGCCAGGACGGGGCCGGGGCCGGCGGGGTGAAGCCGCTGGGCAAGGAGGTGAGGATTTCTGAAGGCGAGCCCATGCAGACCGAGTCGAACGGGGACGATGCGGAACAGGACGAGGACGACGAGGATGATGATTCCGATTTCGAAC CTCCAGTCATCAACAGGTTCAGCAGGAGAGTCTCAG TGTGTGCGGAGGCCTTTAACCccgatgaggaggaggaggatactGAACCCCGAGTCGTGCACCCCAAAACAGACGAGCAGCGCTGCCGGCTGCAGGAGGCCTGCCTGGACATCCTCCTCTTCAAAAGCCTGGACCCG gagcagatgTCCCAGGTTCTTGATGCCATGTTTGAGCACAGGGTGCAGCCGCAGGAGCACGTCATCGACCAGGGCGACGACGGAGACAACTTCTACGTGATTGAGAG GGGCGTGTACGATATCTTGGTGCAGAAGGGTGAGCAGAGTGTCTGCGTGGGGCAGTACAATAACCGGGGCAGCTTCGGAGAGCTAGCGCTCATGTACAACACACCACGCGCTGCAACTATCATAGCGACCACAGAGGGGGCGCTGTGGGGTCTG GACCGCGTGACATTCCGGCGGCTCGTCCTCAAGAACAACGCCAAGAAGAGGAAGACTTACGAGACCTTCGTCGAGTCCGTGCCCCTGCTCAAATCACTGGAG TTGCAAGAGAGGATGAAGATTGTGGACGTGATCGGTGTGAAGAACTACCAGGACGGGGAGCGCATCATCACTCAG gGGGACAAGGCAGACTGTTTCTACATCGTGGAGTCCGGAGAGGTGAGGATCATGATGAAGAGCAAG aCGAAGGCAGACCAGCAGGACAATGCGGAGGTTGAGATTGCTCGCTGCTCGCACGGACAGTATTTCGGGGAACTGGCCCTCGTCACCAACAAGCCCAGAGCCGCCTCTGCCTACGCTGTGGGGGGCGTCAAGTGCTTGA tAATGGATATCCAGGCGTTCGAGCGGTTGCTGGGCTCCTGCAAGGAGATCATGAAGAGGAACATCTCGCACTATGAGGAGCAGCTGGTGGCGCTGTTTGGATCCAGCATGGACCTGCGGGACTAG